The sequence TAAAACGAAAGCCTTTACTAAACCTTCAATCGCATCATCTTTTGCTGCTCAATTAGATAAAGCCATTCAAGAAGTACCCCTTATGCAGATCAGTAAGCATGCAAAAGTAAGGATGGAACAACGGGGAATCTCTATTACTCCACAAACATGGGAGAAGATAGGGGAGAAAGTAGATGAGGCGAAAACAAAGGGTGTTCAAGATTCACTGGTGATTTTAAAAGATGCAGCACTAATTGTAAGTGCAAAAAATAAAACAGTGATAACAGCATTAGACCGTGATGAAGCAAGTTCTCAAATTTTCACAAATATAAATGGAACCATACTAATAGACTCATAGGCTGGACCAAATAGGAAGCCTGTAGCTGTGGAATGATCGAAGCAGCTAACACGAAAGGGGAAAAATCAATGTTACGTTCAATGTATTCAGGTATAAGTGGAATGAAAAACTTTCAAACGAAGCTGGATGTAATCGGAAATAATATTGCGAATGTTAATACGTATGGATTTAAAAAAGGTCGAGTTGTATTTAAAGATATGATTAATCAAAATATCTCTGGAGCTAGCGCTAGCGGTGCCTCAAGGGGTGGTGTGAATGCTAAACAGATAGGGTTGGGTTCGCAAATTTCAACCATTGACACTATTCACACTACAGGAAGTCTGCAATCAACTGGACGAGTACTAGATTTAGCAGTTTCCGGGTCTGGTTTCTTTCAAGTAACGGACGCAACTGGTGGTGAGACTTTATATACGAGAGCTGGAAATTTTTACCTCGATGAATCTGGTGATCTGGTTACAGGTGATGGATTTTATTTGTCTCCAAAAATTAATATTC is a genomic window of Rossellomorea sp. y25 containing:
- a CDS encoding TIGR02530 family flagellar biosynthesis protein, encoding MEKTFVHRSLQPITPNYKTKAFTKPSIASSFAAQLDKAIQEVPLMQISKHAKVRMEQRGISITPQTWEKIGEKVDEAKTKGVQDSLVILKDAALIVSAKNKTVITALDRDEASSQIFTNINGTILIDS
- the flgG gene encoding flagellar basal body rod protein FlgG — encoded protein: MLRSMYSGISGMKNFQTKLDVIGNNIANVNTYGFKKGRVVFKDMINQNISGASASGASRGGVNAKQIGLGSQISTIDTIHTTGSLQSTGRVLDLAVSGSGFFQVTDATGGETLYTRAGNFYLDESGDLVTGDGFYLSPKINIPTDAKSMSIGQDGTVNFVDKDGVLTPAGQLQLAKFPNDGGLEKAGGNYFKVTTNSGAPIVDSPGVSGIGTIESGFLEMSNVDLSEEFTEMITAQRGFQANTRIITTSDEILQELVNLKR